Proteins from one Leptolyngbya sp. 'hensonii' genomic window:
- a CDS encoding ATP-binding protein, whose amino-acid sequence MDEVAVLHQINQLVKTKTGEALTPLQRRIFQSAYQGYTYEEMPGIWSREGNFRVDYNTTSLRDEGRKLWALLSDILDIPIRKTRLGFRDSILEGLQRLDAQKQSLHHQPSTNFSPPLVQADKTDSEFCFEDDDGECGEIRWVGRQALLETVSQRLQADCRILSLEGITGIGKTTLALRLLKDTSLWPEGTCGHKILLTRQSPSFETLVQTLLPDQDSQLMPQKDSEQWLRAMIHALQTRPHLLVLDMVEEIMQSDAQGQFRFIDPLYEAFFMQMASAKTMPSRIILTSQDQPPICPEGRYPDRWLQQPVRGFTEVESLQLFRQWDISIQMGDETCLKKIIQIYEGHPLALRVIIGELRSAYQGDVQLFWQEHGPDIEEMLRLRETDRGEGSAPSLPLYGTSRRLVVEVRRRVEKTFLRLQRDHPIAFELICQGSIFYKPAERERWLQRIRHYPAEQQKLAFEVLQQRFLLEKDTSYRPYRYRLHSLIQSVAETERQRLEEEL is encoded by the coding sequence ATGGATGAGGTTGCTGTGCTCCACCAGATCAACCAACTGGTGAAAACAAAAACAGGTGAAGCATTAACTCCCTTGCAACGCAGGATTTTTCAATCTGCCTACCAGGGGTATACCTATGAGGAAATGCCTGGCATCTGGAGCCGGGAAGGCAACTTTAGAGTGGACTACAACACCACTTCCTTGCGGGATGAAGGGCGAAAACTTTGGGCTTTATTGTCTGATATTCTGGACATCCCGATTCGCAAGACAAGACTGGGCTTTCGAGATTCCATCTTGGAAGGATTACAGCGCCTGGATGCGCAGAAACAATCGCTTCACCACCAACCCTCAACAAACTTTTCCCCTCCCCTTGTACAGGCTGACAAAACCGACTCCGAATTTTGCTTTGAAGATGATGACGGCGAGTGTGGGGAAATCCGCTGGGTGGGGCGGCAAGCCTTGCTGGAAACAGTCAGTCAGCGATTACAGGCCGATTGTCGGATTTTGAGCCTGGAGGGGATAACAGGTATTGGCAAAACTACTCTGGCTCTGCGATTGCTGAAAGATACTTCCCTTTGGCCAGAGGGAACCTGCGGGCATAAAATTCTGCTGACCCGACAATCCCCCAGCTTTGAAACTCTGGTGCAGACCTTGCTGCCCGATCAGGATTCCCAACTCATGCCTCAAAAGGATTCAGAACAGTGGCTAAGGGCTATGATCCATGCGCTTCAAACCCGCCCCCACCTGCTGGTCCTGGACATGGTGGAAGAAATTATGCAATCGGATGCCCAGGGGCAATTTCGATTTATCGACCCGCTATACGAAGCATTTTTCATGCAGATGGCCAGTGCCAAAACCATGCCCAGTCGGATAATCTTGACTTCCCAGGATCAACCTCCCATTTGTCCTGAAGGTCGATATCCCGATCGATGGCTGCAGCAACCTGTAAGGGGCTTTACGGAAGTGGAGTCTCTGCAGTTGTTTCGGCAATGGGACATCTCCATCCAAATGGGTGACGAAACCTGTTTGAAAAAAATCATCCAGATTTATGAAGGACATCCCCTGGCTCTGCGGGTGATTATTGGTGAACTGAGATCGGCCTACCAGGGTGATGTGCAGTTGTTCTGGCAGGAGCATGGCCCTGATATTGAGGAGATGCTGCGCTTGAGGGAAACCGATCGGGGAGAGGGTTCTGCTCCCTCGCTGCCATTATATGGAACGAGTCGCAGATTAGTCGTTGAGGTCAGACGGCGAGTCGAGAAAACTTTTCTGCGTTTGCAGCGCGACCATCCGATCGCTTTTGAGTTAATTTGCCAGGGTTCTATTTTCTACAAGCCTGCAGAACGAGAACGCTGGCTCCAGCGTATCCGCCACTATCCTGCTGAGCAACAAAAACTAGCCTTTGAGGTTTTGCAACAGCGATTTTTGTTAGAAAAAGATACGTCCTATCGTCCTTATCGGTATCGTTTGCATAGCCTGATTCAAAGTGTTGCCGAGACAGAGCGACAACGCTTGGAGGAAGAACTATGA